TGGTCGGGGTGGCCGTGCTGGACCAGCTCGTGGCGATGCACAGGCAGGGCATGCTCCACGGCGACGTGCGGCCGAGTTCGGTGCTGCTCGGCCCGTACGAGCAGATCGTCCTCGCCGGGCCGTCCCTGCCGTCCTCGCTCTTCACCTCTCCCGAGGGGGTGACCAGCCCGGCCGCCGATCTGTGGTCGCTCGGCGCGACCCTCTACACCGCCGTCGAGGGCCGTCCGCCGTCGCCCGGCGGTTCCCTGGACAACGCGGGCCCGATCGCGCCCCTCCTGTTCCACCTGCTCGCGGGCGATCCCGCCCAGCGGCCCGATCCGGTCGCCCTGCGCGGCGCCCTGATCGACGTCTCCCAGTACCGTCCCGAACCTCCGGTCGCGCCGCCCCCCGCGGGTACGCTCCCCCCGGCCTCGGGCAGCCCGTTCCCGCAGGTCGCGGGAGCCTCCGGCCCCCTCACCCCCTCCGGGTCCTTCCCCCCCTTCCCCGCCGGGACGCCGGCGGCCTTCGGGCAGGCGCCCCTCCCGGGCGCCGGAGCATCCGGGGCACCGGGAGCGGCCACCACGCCCGGACCGGGTACGACAGGACCGGCTACGACAGGCCCCACCTCGACCGGACCCACTGGGACCGGACCCGCGTCGACGACAGGACCCCAGAGGTACGACGCGACCGCGCCGACCGGGGGTCCCGGAGCACCCGGAGCCGCCGGAAAGCAGGAGGACGACGGGATCGCTCCGGTCGCCGCGGGGGAGTCGACCGCGCCCTTCAGGAAGAACCTGACCGAGCAGATGTCCGCGATCACCGCGAGGCTCCCCCTTCAGGACGTCCCCGTCCCCCCGCAGGTCGCGCTCTCCTCCTCCCCCGGCACGCCGATCATCTGGCAGGCCCCGCCCTCGCTCCCGCCGCAGCAGAGCGCCCCCCAGCAGGGCCCGTCCCAGCAGGGATCACCCCAACAGGGACCGCCGCAGCAGGGGCTGCCCAACCCCGGCGCGCCCCTCCCGCCCGGTCCCACGCCGCCCCACCCGAACCCGCAGGACGCCCCCACCGCGCGCGAGCCGGCCCCCCTCCTCCTCCCGGCACCGGAGGGCCCGCCCGCCGAGCCTCCGGCGCAGACGGCCGGGGTGCTCGTACCCCGGCCCGTCGTGGCACTGACCGGCGTGCTGCTCTTCGGCATGGCGGTCACCATCGGCGTCCTTCTCACCTCGGTGGTCACCAACTCCAACGACACCTTCGCCGCCGAACCCTCCGGCGCCAAGGGCCGCTTCGTCACGGCTCCCCGGGCCTGCAGCCTGCTCGACGACAAGCAGGTGAACGAGGTCGTGCCGGGATTCAAGAGCTCGGAGGTCGAGCGCTCCGCGTGCGACTGGCTGAACCGGCACGACTGGCGCAAGCCCAACGTGGAGAAGTACGACCTGCGGGTCCGGCTGATCGCCCAGAAGCAGGACGGGTCGGAGGTAACGAGGGCCCGGGAGTACCTAACGGGCAAAAAAAAGGACATCGTCGACAAAGGCCAGTTCTCGACCCCCAAGCCCGCACCCCCCGTGGACCTGCGAGGCATCGGCGAGGAGGCGTTCAGCTACGGCACCTCCAACTCCATCAACCTGTACGGAGGCTCCTACAAGGCGACCGTGGTCTTCCGGATCAGCAACCTGATCGCCGAGGTCGACTACGAGCGGGGCGGCGTCAAGGAGGACCCCGACGGCAAAATCTCCGAAGGCGCGCTGAAGGTGGCCCGCTGGCTCACCGAGTCCCTGAAGACCGATGACTGATCGGATCGTGGGCCCGCTGCCCGTGCTGGCGGGTCGCTACCGGGCGCTCGCGAAGCTCGGCTCGGGCGGGATGGGCGTGGTGTGGCGGGCTCGCGACGAGCTGCTCCACCGCGAGGTGGCGATCAAGGAGGTCAGGCTCGACCCGAACCTGCCCGAGGCGCAGCGCGCCGAGGCTCGGGAGCGCACCCTGCGCGAGGCGCGCGCCGCCGCTCGGCTGGGACACCCGTCCATCGTGGCCGTACACGACGTCGTCGCGCAGGACGGCCGTCCGTGGATCGTGATGGACCTGGTCAAGGGCCGTTCGCTGGAACAGGCGGTCCAGGCCGAGGGGCCGCTCCCGCCACGGCGGGTGGCCATGATCGGCTTGGCCGTGCTGGACGCGCTGGCCCTCGCGCACAGCCGGGGCATCGTGCACCGCGACGTGAAACCGGCCAACATCATGCTCGCCGGGGACGGCGGGGTGCTGCTGACCGACTTCGGCATCGCCACCCTGGAGGGGGACGTCCAGCTCACCTCGCCGGACGCGCTGATCGGCTCCCCCGGGTACATGGCCCCCGAGCGGCTGCGCGGCACCGACGACGGCCCGGCCACCGACCTGTGGTCCCTGGCGGCGACCCTGTACACGGCCGTCGAGGGCCGGAGCCCCTTCCGCCGCGAGAGCTCGGCCGCGACCATCGGCGCGATCCTCACCCAGGAGGCGCCCCAGCCCCGCCGGGCGGGGGGTCTGGCTCCGGTGCTCATGGCGGCGCTGGTCAAGGATCCCCGGCTGCGGCCGGGAGAGTCGGGGCTGCGTGCGACCCTGCGGCAGGTCTCCCAGGGACTGCCGGTGGAACCGCTCTCCCCGTTCTCCCCCGCCCTGCCCGCCTCGCCTTTCTCCGCGCAGGAGACCGCGCCCGGAAGGCCGGCGGCCCCGCGCCGTACCGGGCTGATCACGGGGGCCGCGCTGGCCACGGTGGCGGTGCTGGCGACCGGGACGGTCCTGCTGACGACGACCGCGGACGACCCCGGGACGTCCCGGCCCTCGCCGCCCACGGCCGGCGCCGGGCGGTTCGCCACCGTGCCCGACGCCTGCTCGCTGCTGACCGGCGCCCAGGGCCGGGCCGTGGTGCCCGGCTCGACCCCGGCACCCGCGCCGAGCGCACTGAAACCGAAAGAGGGGGAGTCCTACTGCGGTTGGGGCGGCCCGACGGAGGCGCGCTGGTTACGGCTCTCGATGACCCGCAAGGCCCCCCTGCGGGCGAAAGCCGCCTCGGAGGTTGCCCACGACTTCTTCGTCTCCGAACGCACCAGGGTCATCGCCGACAGGGGGGAGGGCCTCCTGGGCGCGACCGGCGCCCTCCGGAACATCGGCCGGCTGGGCGCGGAGGCCTTCGCCTACGACGTGATCGCGCTGGACCGGATCCACTCCACGGTTCGTTTCCGGATCAGCAACCTGCTGGTCGAGGTCGACATGTCACAGAAGGGCGAGCGCCCCGACGCCGAGCTGCGCAAGCAGGCCCTCCGCGTCGCCCGCCAGGTCACAGAGAAACTGAACAACCGTGACTGAGCACCCCCGGCCCGCGTCCTGCCCCATCGAACCCGGACGCCCGGCACGGTTCAGCACCGCCACACCCGGACGGCCCGCATGACCGATCCGAACCTGCTGGCCGGCCGCTACCGGCTGCTGGAGCGCAGCGACCGGGCCGGGACCACCTGGCGCTCCCGCGACGAGCTGCTCCAGCGTGACGTCACGATCACCGGGATATCGCTCCCGCCGCCCGGCCCGCACCGCGACCGGCTTCTCGGCCGGATCCGTGCCGCGGCCGACTTCCGGCATCCGAACGTCATCACCCTGCACGACGTCGTCTCCTTCCCCGACCGGGTGTGGCTGATCCTGGAGTCGGTCGAGGGCCGCTCGGTGCTGCGGACCGTCCTGGCCGAGGGACCGCTCACCTCCGAGCGGGCGGCCGAGGTCGGGCTGCGCGTCCTGGACGCGCAGACCGCCGCCCACGGGCGAGGCGTCCATCTCCTGGCCGACCCGGAGAGCGTGCTTCTCACCCCGGACGACAGGGTCGTGGTCACCGGCTTCGCCATTTTCGGCGCCACCGACGAGCTACGCGACCTGGGCGCCGTGCTGTTCACCGCCATCGAAGGACAGGCGCCGGGCCCCGGATCGCACACCGGCCCGTACGCCGGACCGCGCCCGGCGGACACCGGCGGGTCTGGCCCCGTCTTGAGGAACACCGATGCGGCGGGCTCCGGCCCGCTGGCTCCGCTGCTGGAGGGCCTGCTGGCAGCCGATCCCGCCCACCGCCCGGACGCCACCACGGCCCGCACGATCCTGCGGGAACTCACCTCCCACCCCGCCGGGTCCCGCCGCCGTACCGGCCTGCTCCTCGTGGCCGCCACGTTGGCACTCCTGGCCGGGGGCGGTACGGCGCTCTGGCTCTGGCTCGATACCGAGGCCCGGCCTCAGGAGACGGCTCCGGCCCCGCTGCCCACCTTCTTCGCCAAGGCTCCGGACCCGTGTTCCCTAATCTCAGAAGAACAGGCCGATCGACTTTACCTGGCGCCTTCGCCGTCGAGCAAGAAAACGGCGTGTAATTGGTCGGCAGCAGATACGAAGGCGCCCGGAAATCTCCGGAACACGCTGGAGATATCGGTTGTCCACCGACCGGAAACAGCGCTCGCACATGCGAGCTATCTTCGCTTTCGCTCAAGGGACGCGAAGGACTCGCGGAACGTGAGCGCCCCGCTCGATGTGCCGGACCTCGGCGAAGAGGCCTACGTTTACCAGCTCCGCAGCGGCCATTCGAGCGTCAACTCGGTAATTGTTCTCCGAGTGGGCAACGTCGTGGCGGCGCTGCAATATCACCGATTCACCGTTCCGGACACCGACGGCAAGGGGCGTCGCGGAGCACTCCAGGCGGCTCGCTGGGCGGTGGACTCACTTCGCGGCCCGAGATGAGCCCCACACCTTCGTGACCGGCGGGAAATGGAAACCTTCTTCCCGCGAACGGCGAGGGTCGCTGTCAGCTTTGGAAGGCGACTTTCCAGGAACCGCAGCTCCTGCTGCTACCGGCGTTACTGGTGCACGCCGCGCCCTCGACGCGCACGGCGCCGACGGTGGGCACGGACACAGTGGCGGGCGGACTGTTCGACGAGCCGGCCGTCAGCGCTTCGGCGAGCAGAATGCTGCGGGTTCCGCTGCTCGTGACGACACGGGCCCACAGTTCGGACCTTCTCCCGTCAGGCAACTCGTCCCGGATGATACTTCCCCCGAAACTGACCTGACCTTCGCCGAAGGAACCGTAGGTGGACCAGCAAGCTCTGAGGGTGCCGGAAGAGGCGGGCCCACCGGTTCCCGGAGGTCCAGTGAGACCGGCGCTTCCACATCCGTCGGCCCCGGCCACCCGGGCGTTGGAGGCACCCGCGCCTCCGATGGCCAGCACCGCCAGGGAAGCCGACACGGCAACCAAAACGGTCCCGCGCCTCATCCACCCAAAAGACATTCTACCTCCGGTTAAAGCGATGCATCGGAGCGTGAATTCCCGCCACCACAGCCTTTCAGGCAGCCACGCTCCTCTCGTTCATTCACGATAATTATCTTCGTCATTCAAAGTCAAGTACCATTGTGCGGAAACCGTGACACCCAACAGCCATATCTATTAGCCGCCCACACCCGACAAAGGCGAGCACTCACTCCTTCGATAGCCACGGTCCGCCATGTGATGGTTACAGAAAAAGCAACTCGAATCACCGTTGCACCATGAGAAAACCACGACGCGCCGTCACTCGGGTAGGACGAAACGGACCTCGCGCCGCTGGAGCGGCCGGCCGCACGCCCTGCACAGCAGAACCGGCTGGAAGGCCGCGCCGCAGAGCGCGTGGGTGATCGACAGGGCCGAGCCCTCGGGGGCGGGGAGCTCGCGCTGGGCCCAGTCGACCAGGAAGGCGAAGACCTCGAAGAAGGCCAGCCCCTTGTCGGTGAGCCGGTACGAGCCGTCGGGGCGGGCATCGAAGACGCGCAGCTCGACGAAGCGGCGCAGCCGGTCGGTGAGCACCGAGGGCGCGATGCCGAGACCGGACTGGAAGTCGACGAAGCGGCGGGTGCCCAGGAACGCCCCGGCCAGGACGCTGGTGCTCCACCGGTCGCCGAGGATCTCCATCGACGCCGGGCAGTAGCCGATCAGGTCGGGCGGGGCGTCGGAGCGGACCGTGCGGCGGTGCCGCCGCGGCGGGCCGATCCGGGAGAACGTGGCCAGCGGGCCGGGCTCGGTCCTGGTGTCGCGGGCACTCATCGGCTCCAGGCAGGAACCACACCCGAGGTAGGGCTTGGCGTCCTGGCCGCACTGCTCGTGCAGCAGCGGCGGGAGCCGTCCCGGGTCGACCCAGTCGCGCTCCCACGCCTGGATGGCCACCAGCAGGGCCCACAGCTGGAGCCCGCGCTCCGTCAGCCGGTACTCGTAGCGGGTGCGGCCGTTGCGGTACGCCGACAGCTCGAAGATGCCGTGGTCGACCAGCTCCCTGAGCCTGGCAGCGAGGACCGACTCGGATATGCCCAGCGCGTCGTGCCAGCCGGCGAAGGTCCGGATCCGCAGCAGGAACGCCCGCTGCAGGATCAGCAGCACCCATCGATCTCCCAGGATCGCCAGCGCCTGCCCGATCGCACTGAGCTCGGCTCGTGCCGGCTCCCGCTCAGTGCCGTCCACAGCCTGTCCTCCAGATGGTCGCGTGGTCGTCCTCGTCACCGGCGAGCGTGGCCGCGCCCTTTCGGTCGCGCCCGTCGCCGGCGAGTGTCGTCGTGCCCGGTACCGACGAACATGATCGTGCCCGTCTCCAGCGGACACGGTCATTCCTGTTTCCCGGCGAAACCGCCAAACTACCAACCCCGCACCGCCCGAACCGCCCGGTGCCCCCTTCGGTCACATCCCTGGCGGGAACGGCCATTGACGGGCTGACTTCTTTTATCATAGCGTCCAGGACATGGCGGAACCTGTGATGGTCATGGACGAGTCGGGCGAGCCGAATCCGTACCTGCTGGGCGTCTACGCGCCGGTCCAGGACGAGATCACGGCCGAGAACCTCAAGGTCGTCGGCGAGATCCCCAAGGACCTCAACGGCGTCTACCTGCGCAACGGGCCCAACGCGCGGTTCCCCGTGAAGGGGCGCTACCACTGGTTCGACGGCGACGGCATGGTGCACGCGATGCACTTCGAGAACGGCCGGGCCCGCTACCGGAACCGCTACGTCAGGACCAGGGCGTTCGAGGCGGAGTCGGCCGCCGGGCGGTCCCTGTGGACCGGCGTGATGGAGAACCCCAAGGGCAACCCGTTCGGCAACACCCGCGGGCTCGGCCTCAAGGACTCCGCCAACACCGACGTGATCTTCCACCGCGGCCGGCTCCTCACCACGTGGTACCTGTGCGGCTCCCCGTACGGCATGGATCCCCTCAGCCTGGAGACGCTCGGCGCCGAGACCTTCCTCGACACGCTGACCGGCGACTTCATGGCCCATCCCAAGGTCGACGAGCGGACCGGGGAGCTGTTCTGGTTCGACTACGGGCCCCGCAGGCCGTATCTGCGCTACGGGGTGGTCGGCGCGGGCGGGCAGGTCGAGCACTGCGTGGAGCTGGAGCTGCCGGGAGCCCGGCTGCCGCACGACATGGCGATCACCGAGAACCACGCGATCCTCATGGACCTGCCGCTCTACCAGGACATGGACGCCGCCCGCCAGGGCCGCTACAAGCTGACGTTCAACCGGGAGCTGCCCTCGCGCTTCGGCGTCATCCCCCGGCGCGGGCAGGCGCACGAGATCCGCTGGTTCGACGCGAAACCCTGCTACATCTACCACGTCGTCAACTCCTGGGAGGAGGACGGGGAGATCGTGCTGGACGTCTGCCGGGTGAGCCGTCCCGCGCCCGCCGGGAGCGGCAGCCCGCTGGCCCGCATGATCTCCTACCTCAAGCTCGACGCGCGGATGTACCGCTACCGCTTCGACCTGCGCACCGGCCGCACCTCCGAGGGATTCGTGGACTCGGACCACAACACCGAGTTCCCCTCGATCGACGCCCGGCTGACGGGCCTGCGGTCGCGCTACGCCTACAACGTCTCGGTCAAGGACGCCGCGACCAACCTCTTCGACGGGTTGGTCCGCTACGACAACGTGACGGGCGGCAAGGAGATGTACTACTACGGCGAGCACCGCTACGGCAGCGAGGCCCCGTTCGCGCCGCGCGACGGCGCGACCGGCGAGGAGGACGGCTACCTCGTCAGCTTCGTCACCGACGAGCGCGAGGGCACCTCCGAGGTGCAGGTCCTGCACGCGGCGAACCTGGGCGCGGGGCCGGTCGCCCGGATCATCCTGCCCCAGCGGGTGCCGCTCGGCTTCCACGCCACCTGGGTGCGCGCGGACCAGTTGAGGAGCTCGACCGCGTGAGGCTCCCACGACCGACGGCGGGAGCGGCCGGGCGGCGAGCCCGCGCGAGAACCGCGCACGACATCCGGCAGGAGCGGAACAGGTAATGACATACATCTACGAAACGGTCAGAACCCCACGCGGCAAGGCCAGGCCCGGCGGAGGGCTCGCGGACGTGACGCCGCTGACCATGCTGGAGAGGCTCCTGGACGCCCTGCGCGAGCGGACGGGTGTCGAGCGGGCCGACGACATGATCGTCGGCTGTGCCTCGCAGAACGCCGACCAGGGCGGCAACCTGGCCAGGACCGCAGCGCTGACCTCGGGCTTCGACGCGCCCGGCATGACCGTCAACCGCTACTGCACCTCGGGCATCGACGCGGTCCGTACGGCCTTCGCGCTCGTGGAGTCCGGGCAGAGCCGCACCGTGGTCGCCGGAGGGGTCGAGTCGGTCTCCCGGGTGCCGATGTTCTCCGACGGCGGGCCGCTGTGGGCCGACCCCGCGGTGGTGGACAGGGTCGGGTCGATCCACATGGGCACCGCGGCGGACCTGGTCGCGACGGTCGAGGGCTTCGAACGCGAGGAGCTCGACGCGTACGGCCTGCGCACCCAGACCCTGGCCGCCGAGGCATGGGCCGCCGGGCGCCACGACCGCTCGCTGGTGCCGGTCAACGACCTGCGGCGCGACGAGCACGTGCGGCCGGGCACGACCCTGGAGGCGCTCGCCGCGATGGACCCCGCCTTCGCCGGCCAGGACGACCAGGACGCCATCGTCCGCAGGCACCGTCCCGAGGTAGGCGAGCTGCGCCACCTGCACACCCGGGGCACCTCCCCCAGCCTGTGCGACGCGGCGGGCCTGCTCCTGATCGGCTCCGAGTCCACCGGCGCGGAGCTGGGCCTGCGGCCCAGGGCCAGGATCGTGGCCACCGCGACCGCCTCCGTCGATCCGGTCACCATGCTCACCGCGGGCCAGCTCGCGGTCGAGCGGGTCGTCGCCGGAGCCGGTCTCACCCCCGACGACGTCGAGGTCTACGAGTTCGCCGAGGCGTTCGCCGCCCTGTGCCTGAAGTTCCAGCGGGACCTGAAGGTCGGCGACGACCGTTTCAACGTCAACGGAGGCACCATCGCGATGGGCCACGCCTTCGGCGCCACCGGCGCCATCCTCGTCGCCGCCTGCGCGGACGAGCTCGAACGCCGCGGGGCCCGGTACGGCGTCGCCGCGGTCAGCGGGGCCGCGGGCAGCGGTTCCGCCGTGCTGCTGGAGCGGGTCGCGTGAGGCTGGGCGTCTCCCTCGGGCTCTGGCAGGACCGGCCCGCCGAGGAGGCCCTGCTGACCGCGAGGGCCGCCGACGAGCTGGGCTACGACGAGCTGTGGGTGGGCGAGATGGCCACCTACGACGCCTTCGCGCTGGCCACCGCGATCGGGCTGTCCACCGGCCGGATCGGGCTCACCGTCGGGCCGCTGGCGGTGGCCGTACGGGACCCCATGATGATCGCGATGGGGGTGGCGTCGGTGGCCGCCCTCGTCGGGAGGCCGGTGAACGTGGCGGTCGGCACGTCGAGCCCGACGGTCGTCGAGGAGTGGCACGGCAGGTCACGGGCGCGGTCGGCGGCCGTACTGCGGGAGGCGGTGCGGGCGCTCAGACCGCTCCTTGATGGCGACAAGTCCGATTTTTCAGGTGAATGCGTGAAAAGTCGTGGCTATCGGCTCCGGCTTCCGGCGCCCCGCGCCGAGCTGACCGTGGCCGCCTTCGGCGCCTCCGCCGTGCGGACCGCCGCGACGGCCGACCGGATGGTGCTCAACCTGATCACCCCCGCCTCGGCGGCCCGTCTGACCGCCGACCTCCGCGCGGCGGCCCAGGCGGGACCGGCGCGGACACCGGCCCAGGCACAGGACCAGGGGCCGGCCCAGGCGCAGGATCAAGCGCAGGATCAAGCGCGGGACCAAGCGCGGGACCAAGCGCGGGACCAAGCGCGGGACCAAGCGCGGGACCAAGCGCGGGACCAAGCGCGGGACCAAGCGCGGGACCAAGCGCGGGACCAAGCGCGGGACCAAGCGCGGGAACAGGGCCAGAGTCAGGAACAGAGCCAGGGCCAAGCGCGGGAACAAACGCAGGGTCAAGCACAGGGCCAAGCGCGGGAACAGGACCGGGGCCAGGGCCAGGAACAGGACCGGGGAAAGCGCCGGGATGCGACCCCCGCGCCGGCACGGGCGCCGAGGGTGGCGGCCTGGGTGACGGCTGCGGTCGACCCGGGGCGCGAGGCGGTCGACCGGATCCGACGCGCCGTCGTGGGCTATCTCGCCGCGCCCGGATACGGCGAGATGTTCATCGAGGCCGGATACGGGGACGTGGTCGCGTTCGCCAGGACCCGCCCGCACCCCCGCGAGCTGCTGGCCGCCATCCCCGACGGCCTGCTGGAGTCGGTCGCCCTGCTCGGCGACGTGGACGCGGCCCGCGAGCGCCTGCGCGCGTACGCCGACGCGGGGGTGGACGAGGTGGCCCTGGTCCCGGTCAGCACGGACGCCGACCCCGGCGGCGTGGCGACGCTCAAGGCACTGGCGAGATAGTCAAATCACGATATATCTCGGTTGGAACCACGGTGATAGGTCCACACGTTGGACTGGCGACGCACAATGAACTAAAGACGGGGCGTCCGCCCCGCGTTCGGAGGATGTTGAGGATGTCGCCCGTCCAGAAGTACGCGATCGGCGCCGGAGCAGTGGTGTTCCTGTCGTGGCTTTTCCTGCCAGGTTTCGTGACGCTGCTGGTCCTCCTGGGCGTCGTCGCCGCCCCGGTCGTCGGCTACCTGATGCTCGACCCGTCACAGCGCGAGCGCCTCAAGCGCTCGCGTCGCCGGGGTCTCGGCCGCTGACGCGGCAGGTGACCCGGCACGGCACGGCCCGGCCTCGCGAACCCGCGTCTCCGGGCCGGGCCGGGCCGGTCAGGCGGTGGCGGTCGCGAGCTCCGACTCCACCCGGTGGGTGACCCTGCGCTCGAACACGAACGAGAGCAGCGGCACCGTGCCCGCGAGCATCACCCCGAGGATGTACGGCCACGTCCAGCGCGCCTTCATGCCCAGGTTCATCGTGGCCACGAGATAGAGCATGTAGAGGAAGCCGTGGATCGGAGAGACGATCTTCGAGGGGTGCTCGATACCGAAGCCGTACCTGAGCACGATGCAGGTGACCAGGACGAGCAGCATCACGCCGACGATGTAGGCCAGGATGCGAAAGGGCTTGAGAGCGGATTCCACGGTCGGTTACCTCGGTCTTGGGGTTCGGTTCACGGGGCGGTGCGGGCTGGCAGGGCGGGGGTCTCCGGCTCGGGACCGGGGACGGGATCAGCGTCGGCGGTGTCGGCGGCGTCGCGCTCCCGCGCGCGGTCGCGCAGCGCGTCACGAACGAAGTGCCACCACATGAAGACCGCGAAAAGCCCGAAGATCCACCACTGGGCGGCGTAGGCGAGGTTGCGCCAGGTGAGCCCGCCCGGCTCGGTCGGCGGGGGAACGCTCACCGGCCTGGCCGCGACCTCGGGAGCCGGTGACTGGGTGGAGGCGACCACGAACCCGTCGCGCAGCTTCGTACCCCGCCAGAGGTTGATCAGTTCGGCCGACGACACGGTCAGCACCTGCCCCGGCGGCAGCTGCCGGGTCCGGCGCTGGACGCTGTCGGTGGCCTCAGAGGCCTGCAGGCGCCCGCTGAGGGCCACCCTGCCCCCGGCCGGGGCCGTGACGGCGGGGTCGCCCGCCGTGGCCACCCAGCCGCGTACGACCGGGATGGAGGTGCCGTCTCCGAGGTCGAGCGGCGAGAGCAGCCACAGGCCCCCGTCGCGCTCGGCCACCAGGAGCTGCTTCGAGGCGTCGAAGGTGCCCTCGGCGGTCACCCGGCGGCTGACGGCGTCGGCCGTCAGGTGCTTTCCGGGCGTGGTGAGGGTGGTGACCGCCACGGGGGCGGGGTCAAGCAGCGAGTGGGGCCTGCCGGAGTCCTCGAAGACGCCGAGTTGCCACCTGCCCAGCAGCCCGCACACGACAAGGGCTCCGACCGCGAGCAGGTGGAGCACCACCACGCGGGCGGAGAACAGGATGCGGAGCATGACACCACGCTATCCGGCCGGGTCGGCGGTCCGGTCCCCAGTACCCGTCCTCGGCCAGGCACCGGGGCACATCACCGCCCCCATGACCTCCCAGCGCCCTGGCGACACGGCCGACACCCGATCTTCGGCCAGGAACCGGGACATCCTTCCCGTGAAAGTGGACAAATCAGTGTTGGGAGGTATCCCGTATCGCTAAAGTCATCTCCATGTCTGATCCTCAGCAGATTGACCCTGCGGGCAACACCCAGGCGTTCCGCGCGTTCGCCCAGCGCAAGGACCCGGAGGCCGCTCCCGAGAAGCGGTCGCTCGCCCTGCCGATCACCGCGGCGGTGGTGGTCGCGGTGCTCGTCGTCGTCGCCGTGGCCGCGTACCTGCTGCTCTAACGACCGGGAAGTCCGCAGCGCCGACGGCATCGCCCTCGGCGCTTTTCGCGTTCCCCAACGCTCTTGACGGCGTCCGGCACCCCGGACGGCGCGGTGTGGACCGCGCCGCCGGGGTCGGCATCCGTTCGCACCGTCACCGTAGGTGTCGGCGCGAGGGCGGGAACCCTATCTGCGCTCGCTCACCACCAGCGCGCTGCCGCCACCGCGACGGGTCGGCTCCGCCACCGCCTGGAGTTTCCCGTGCCGCAGGAACTCGACCGCCGTGGCCGCGCCGATCTCGGGATTCAGTACGAGGCTGTGGCCCCGGGCGGTGAGCTCGGCGCCGTAGCGGTCGATGAAGGCCTGCTCCGCCTGGGTCTGGGCGGTGTTGCGCTGGGTGGCCCTGGGCGCGGCGAGCGCCTCGGGGAGCGACATGCCGAGGTCCCAGCGGTTCACCAGGATCTGCAGCACGGTGGTGATGATCGTCGAGCCGCCGGGGGAACCCAGCGCGAGCAGCGGCCTGCCGTCGTCCAGGACGATCGTCGGCGCCATCGAGGAACGGGGCCGCTTGCCCGGCG
This region of Streptosporangium sp. NBC_01495 genomic DNA includes:
- a CDS encoding winged helix-turn-helix transcriptional regulator, with the translated sequence MDGTEREPARAELSAIGQALAILGDRWVLLILQRAFLLRIRTFAGWHDALGISESVLAARLRELVDHGIFELSAYRNGRTRYEYRLTERGLQLWALLVAIQAWERDWVDPGRLPPLLHEQCGQDAKPYLGCGSCLEPMSARDTRTEPGPLATFSRIGPPRRHRRTVRSDAPPDLIGYCPASMEILGDRWSTSVLAGAFLGTRRFVDFQSGLGIAPSVLTDRLRRFVELRVFDARPDGSYRLTDKGLAFFEVFAFLVDWAQRELPAPEGSALSITHALCGAAFQPVLLCRACGRPLQRREVRFVLPE
- a CDS encoding acetyl-CoA C-acyltransferase, producing the protein MTYIYETVRTPRGKARPGGGLADVTPLTMLERLLDALRERTGVERADDMIVGCASQNADQGGNLARTAALTSGFDAPGMTVNRYCTSGIDAVRTAFALVESGQSRTVVAGGVESVSRVPMFSDGGPLWADPAVVDRVGSIHMGTAADLVATVEGFEREELDAYGLRTQTLAAEAWAAGRHDRSLVPVNDLRRDEHVRPGTTLEALAAMDPAFAGQDDQDAIVRRHRPEVGELRHLHTRGTSPSLCDAAGLLLIGSESTGAELGLRPRARIVATATASVDPVTMLTAGQLAVERVVAGAGLTPDDVEVYEFAEAFAALCLKFQRDLKVGDDRFNVNGGTIAMGHAFGATGAILVAACADELERRGARYGVAAVSGAAGSGSAVLLERVA
- a CDS encoding DUF3817 domain-containing protein, whose product is MESALKPFRILAYIVGVMLLVLVTCIVLRYGFGIEHPSKIVSPIHGFLYMLYLVATMNLGMKARWTWPYILGVMLAGTVPLLSFVFERRVTHRVESELATATA
- a CDS encoding carotenoid oxygenase family protein; this encodes MAEPVMVMDESGEPNPYLLGVYAPVQDEITAENLKVVGEIPKDLNGVYLRNGPNARFPVKGRYHWFDGDGMVHAMHFENGRARYRNRYVRTRAFEAESAAGRSLWTGVMENPKGNPFGNTRGLGLKDSANTDVIFHRGRLLTTWYLCGSPYGMDPLSLETLGAETFLDTLTGDFMAHPKVDERTGELFWFDYGPRRPYLRYGVVGAGGQVEHCVELELPGARLPHDMAITENHAILMDLPLYQDMDAARQGRYKLTFNRELPSRFGVIPRRGQAHEIRWFDAKPCYIYHVVNSWEEDGEIVLDVCRVSRPAPAGSGSPLARMISYLKLDARMYRYRFDLRTGRTSEGFVDSDHNTEFPSIDARLTGLRSRYAYNVSVKDAATNLFDGLVRYDNVTGGKEMYYYGEHRYGSEAPFAPRDGATGEEDGYLVSFVTDEREGTSEVQVLHAANLGAGPVARIILPQRVPLGFHATWVRADQLRSSTA
- a CDS encoding SURF1 family protein, with the protein product MLRILFSARVVVLHLLAVGALVVCGLLGRWQLGVFEDSGRPHSLLDPAPVAVTTLTTPGKHLTADAVSRRVTAEGTFDASKQLLVAERDGGLWLLSPLDLGDGTSIPVVRGWVATAGDPAVTAPAGGRVALSGRLQASEATDSVQRRTRQLPPGQVLTVSSAELINLWRGTKLRDGFVVASTQSPAPEVAARPVSVPPPTEPGGLTWRNLAYAAQWWIFGLFAVFMWWHFVRDALRDRARERDAADTADADPVPGPEPETPALPARTAP
- a CDS encoding serine/threonine-protein kinase, which produces MTDRIVGPLPVLAGRYRALAKLGSGGMGVVWRARDELLHREVAIKEVRLDPNLPEAQRAEARERTLREARAAARLGHPSIVAVHDVVAQDGRPWIVMDLVKGRSLEQAVQAEGPLPPRRVAMIGLAVLDALALAHSRGIVHRDVKPANIMLAGDGGVLLTDFGIATLEGDVQLTSPDALIGSPGYMAPERLRGTDDGPATDLWSLAATLYTAVEGRSPFRRESSAATIGAILTQEAPQPRRAGGLAPVLMAALVKDPRLRPGESGLRATLRQVSQGLPVEPLSPFSPALPASPFSAQETAPGRPAAPRRTGLITGAALATVAVLATGTVLLTTTADDPGTSRPSPPTAGAGRFATVPDACSLLTGAQGRAVVPGSTPAPAPSALKPKEGESYCGWGGPTEARWLRLSMTRKAPLRAKAASEVAHDFFVSERTRVIADRGEGLLGATGALRNIGRLGAEAFAYDVIALDRIHSTVRFRISNLLVEVDMSQKGERPDAELRKQALRVARQVTEKLNNRD
- a CDS encoding LLM class F420-dependent oxidoreductase, with protein sequence MRLGVSLGLWQDRPAEEALLTARAADELGYDELWVGEMATYDAFALATAIGLSTGRIGLTVGPLAVAVRDPMMIAMGVASVAALVGRPVNVAVGTSSPTVVEEWHGRSRARSAAVLREAVRALRPLLDGDKSDFSGECVKSRGYRLRLPAPRAELTVAAFGASAVRTAATADRMVLNLITPASAARLTADLRAAAQAGPARTPAQAQDQGPAQAQDQAQDQARDQARDQARDQARDQARDQARDQARDQARDQARDQARDQAREQGQSQEQSQGQAREQTQGQAQGQAREQDRGQGQEQDRGKRRDATPAPARAPRVAAWVTAAVDPGREAVDRIRRAVVGYLAAPGYGEMFIEAGYGDVVAFARTRPHPRELLAAIPDGLLESVALLGDVDAARERLRAYADAGVDEVALVPVSTDADPGGVATLKALAR